The nucleotide window GTTCCCGCGCTACCAGACCATGCGAGGCCACTACGTGCCGCGCAAGGCGGGCTGGGACACGCACGGCCTGCCGGTGGAGGTGGAGGTGGAGAAGGAGCTCCGCATCCACGGCAAGGCGGAGATTGAGAAGTACGGCGTGGAGCCCTTCACGGAGCGCTGCATCGAGTCCGTGTTCCGCTACACGGGGGAGTGGGAGCGGCTGACCCAGCGCATCGGCTTCTGGGTGGACCTCAACGAGGCCTACGTCACCTATCACCGCGGCTTCGTGCAGAGCGTGTGGTGGGCGCTCTCCGAGCTCTACAAGAAGGGCCTGCTGTACCAGGGCCACAAGGTGGTGTGGTGGTGGCCGCGCGGCGGCACCGCGCTGTCCGCCGCCGAAGTGGGCCTGGGCTACAAGACGGTGGACGACCCCAGCGTCTACGTGGCCTTCCCGCTGCGCGATGCTCCGGACACGTCGCTGCTCATCTGGACGACGACGCCCTGGACGCTGCCGTCCAACATGTACGCGGCCGTGAACCCGTCCGTGGACTACGTCACGGTGGACGCGGGCGACCGCAAGCTCATCCTCGCCGCCGCGCTGCGCGAGGAGCTGGCCAAGAAGCTGAAGAAGGACCTGCCCGTGCTGTCCACGCAGAAGGGCAGCGACCTGGTCGGCAAGCGCTACACGCCGCCCTTCGACACGTACTTCGCGAAGGAGGCGGACGCCACGCTGCCCCTGAAGGACGGCGGCTCGGACACGGTGGGCTGGCGCGTGATTGCGGCGGACTTCGTCACGCTGGACAGCGGCACGGGCATCGTCCACACGGCGCCCGCGTTCGGCGAGGACGACTACAAGGCCTACCGCAAGGACGCCACGCGCTTCCAGGACCCGGACGCGCTGGGCATGCGCTGCGCGGTGAAGCCGGACGGCACGTTCTCGGAAGAGGTGCCGCTCGTCGCTGGCCGCTTCGTGAAGGACGCGGACAAGGACCTGCAGCGCAACCTGAAGGAGCGCGGGCTGCTCATCCACACGGAGCAGTACCGCCACGAGTACCCCTTCTGCTGGCGCGCGGACGAAGACCCGCTCATCCAGTACGCCCGCCCCGCCTGGTACATCCGCACCACCTCCGTCATCGAGCAGGCCAAGGCCAACAACCAGCAGGTCAACTGGGTCCCGGAGAACATCAAGGACGGCCGCTTCGGCGACTTCCTGGACAACAACGTGGACTGGGCCCTGTCGCGCGAGCGCTACTGGGGCACGCCGCTGCCGCTGTGGATCCACTCCGAAACGGGTGAGACGGAGGCCGTGGCCTCCATCGCGGAGCTGCGCCAGAAGCCGGGCAACAACGTGGCCGCCGTGGAGGCGGAGCTGAAGGCGTTCCTCGCCGGCAAGCCGCACGAGTCCAACGCGGAGCACCTGCTGGTCCACAAGCCGTGGATCGACAAGGTGACTTACGAGAAGGCCGGCTCCGGAGGGAAGTTCCAGCGCGTCCCGGAAGTGGTGGACGTGTGGTTCGACTCCGGCTGCATGCCCTTCGCGCAGTGGGGCTTCCCGCACGCGGAAGGCAGCAAGGAGACCTTCAACCGCGCGTTCCCGGCGGACTTCATCTCCGAGGCCATCGACCAGACGCGCGGTTGGTTCTACTCGCTGCTGATGGTGAGCACGCTCCTCTTCGACGAGGAGACGCAGAAGCGCATGGGCCTGACGCCCAAGCGTGAGTGGCCCATGCCGTACAAGAGCTGCATCGTGCTGGGCCACGTCTCCGACAAGGAGGGCAAGAAGGAGTCCAAGTCCAAGGGCAACTACACCCCGCCGGAGATCATCCTGGACGAGGTGCGCATGGACTTCGCGGTGCTCACCGCCACGGAGGCCGGCGTCCCCGCGGAGCCCGGCGTGGCGCTCATCGCGCGCGAGGACCTGGAGGGCCTGGACACGCAGGAGGGCGCGAAGGTGCTGCTCTTCCGCCCGGACCGGCCGGACGCGCCCGTCAGCGTCACCGTGAAGGTGCACAAG belongs to Corallococcus exiguus and includes:
- the ileS gene encoding isoleucine--tRNA ligase, which translates into the protein MPETPSPLFNAVPVEMDFPAEERRILAFWKERGIFEKSLKANEGKPSFVFYEGPPTANGLPHNGHVLTRVIKDLFPRYQTMRGHYVPRKAGWDTHGLPVEVEVEKELRIHGKAEIEKYGVEPFTERCIESVFRYTGEWERLTQRIGFWVDLNEAYVTYHRGFVQSVWWALSELYKKGLLYQGHKVVWWWPRGGTALSAAEVGLGYKTVDDPSVYVAFPLRDAPDTSLLIWTTTPWTLPSNMYAAVNPSVDYVTVDAGDRKLILAAALREELAKKLKKDLPVLSTQKGSDLVGKRYTPPFDTYFAKEADATLPLKDGGSDTVGWRVIAADFVTLDSGTGIVHTAPAFGEDDYKAYRKDATRFQDPDALGMRCAVKPDGTFSEEVPLVAGRFVKDADKDLQRNLKERGLLIHTEQYRHEYPFCWRADEDPLIQYARPAWYIRTTSVIEQAKANNQQVNWVPENIKDGRFGDFLDNNVDWALSRERYWGTPLPLWIHSETGETEAVASIAELRQKPGNNVAAVEAELKAFLAGKPHESNAEHLLVHKPWIDKVTYEKAGSGGKFQRVPEVVDVWFDSGCMPFAQWGFPHAEGSKETFNRAFPADFISEAIDQTRGWFYSLLMVSTLLFDEETQKRMGLTPKREWPMPYKSCIVLGHVSDKEGKKESKSKGNYTPPEIILDEVRMDFAVLTATEAGVPAEPGVALIAREDLEGLDTQEGAKVLLFRPDRPDAPVSVTVKVHKKLKRRVVLLAPQELQQLGVKPSARGVDVMPVEVPRLVATERVVLKDPATKAPGADAFRWFFYAASPTWSNTRHSLANVRLLQKDFQVKLRNVYSFFTIYANIDGFNPAKGTASSTEAPWLAIRKSQGWREVKARPVLDRWILSEVQLTLRDVAKALDTYQVYDAAQRMVALVDALSNWYLRRSRERFWAPGFEQDKQDAYFTLYEALTTITAMSAPFIPFFADDMWGNLVGKPWGAAQPESVHLASFPDVDASLIDEGLAAEMGAVRELVSLGLKVRTDNRLKVRQPLSRADVILSRRELTERVAVYQALISDELNVHTVKLVEPGSPEADVVRYRVRPNLRAMGSRLGPKLAPVRKAFDSGDGRALHQELLQTGKVALNVGGEDMVFPAEELETLVEAQPGYAAAGGGVGVVVMHTQLTEALVDEGLVRELLARVQGSRKDMNLGYTDRIRLWVDGDDRVKRVVDAARDEIARETLASEIHVGPQGLTGTEEEASLNGLPAKLRVERA